A genomic stretch from Synergistaceae bacterium includes:
- a CDS encoding glycine/sarcosine/betaine reductase complex selenoprotein A translates to MLKLGKLAGKKLLILGERDGVPGPAIEACLKDSGAEILFSVSECFVUTAAGAMDLQNQQRIKDAAEKFGSDCIVILGSSDAEGAEIYAETVSNGDPTYAGPLAGVPLGLPVYHVFDQAIRDECDPAAWEEQISMMEMVLDPEALAAAVKGIRDQFSKNVP, encoded by the coding sequence GTGTTGAAATTGGGTAAACTGGCAGGCAAGAAACTGCTCATTCTCGGGGAGCGCGACGGCGTTCCCGGGCCGGCCATAGAGGCGTGTTTGAAAGACAGCGGCGCCGAGATTCTTTTCTCGGTGAGCGAGTGCTTTGTCTGAACCGCCGCAGGGGCAATGGACTTGCAGAACCAGCAGCGCATCAAAGACGCCGCTGAGAAGTTCGGTTCCGATTGCATCGTGATTCTTGGTTCCTCCGACGCCGAGGGCGCGGAGATTTACGCCGAGACCGTGAGCAATGGAGATCCGACGTACGCAGGTCCTCTTGCCGGAGTCCCGTTGGGACTCCCCGTCTATCACGTTTTCGATCAGGCAATACGCGACGAGTGCGATCCTGCGGCTTGGGAAGAGCAGATCAGCATGATGGAGATGGTTTTGGACCCTGAAGCGCTGGCCGCGGCAGTCAAAGGTATTCGTGACCAGTTCAGCAAAAACGTTCCTTAG
- a CDS encoding glycine/sarcosine/betaine reductase component B subunit: CWKAERLGIKTALLTDEYAGQDGASQSLADSCVEGNACVTAGNANEVIVLPPMEKVLGFPEEANVIAGGWQGSLATDGTITVELQAITGATSELGYTKLGAYTI; the protein is encoded by the coding sequence CTGCTGGAAGGCCGAAAGGCTCGGCATCAAGACGGCGCTTCTGACCGACGAGTACGCGGGACAGGACGGGGCGAGCCAATCCTTGGCCGACTCCTGCGTAGAGGGCAACGCCTGCGTCACGGCGGGCAACGCTAACGAGGTCATCGTCCTGCCTCCCATGGAAAAGGTACTGGGCTTCCCAGAGGAAGCCAACGTCATCGCCGGGGGCTGGCAGGGATCTCTCGCCACCGACGGCACCATCACAGTGGAACTACAGGCTATCACCGGAGCGACCAGCGAACTGGGTTATACGAAGCTGGGCGCGTATACCATTTAA
- the grdB gene encoding glycine reductase complex selenoprotein B, giving the protein MAYRVVHYINQFFAGIGGEEKADVTPEIREGIVGPGAAFKGALGAEAEIVATVVCGDSYFASNMDKASAEIIELVKPYKPDAFIAGPAFNAGRYGTACGGMCEAISKELGIPVVSGMYPENPGVELYKKSAYIIQTPDSAVGMRKAVPVMAKMLLKLLKGESLGTPAEEGYIERGIRKNKFYDKLAAQRCVEMFTAKMKGEPFETEYKMPVFDRVDPQPAVKDMKDAVIAIVTSGGICPKGNPDHIEASSASKYGEYDITGVMDLTADKYCTAHGGYDATYADRDADVVLPVDVLRDMEKEGVFKKLHNKFYTTVGNGTAVASAKRFGAEIADKLVADGVTAVILTSTUGTCTRCGATMVKEIERKLPVVHVCTIVPISQTVGANRIVPAIAIPHPFGDPTRTPEEEKVIRRHLVEKALKALQTEITEQTVFTS; this is encoded by the coding sequence GTGGCTTATCGAGTCGTTCATTATATCAACCAGTTTTTCGCGGGCATAGGCGGCGAGGAAAAAGCCGATGTTACACCCGAAATTCGCGAGGGCATCGTAGGGCCCGGTGCCGCTTTCAAGGGAGCGCTTGGGGCGGAAGCCGAAATCGTGGCGACCGTCGTCTGCGGCGACTCTTATTTTGCCTCCAATATGGACAAAGCCAGCGCGGAAATCATCGAACTGGTGAAACCTTACAAACCCGACGCCTTCATCGCGGGACCCGCCTTCAACGCAGGCCGCTATGGAACGGCCTGCGGGGGTATGTGCGAGGCCATATCCAAAGAGCTGGGCATTCCCGTGGTCAGCGGCATGTACCCGGAAAACCCGGGCGTCGAGCTTTACAAGAAGTCCGCTTACATCATCCAGACCCCCGACAGCGCCGTGGGGATGAGGAAAGCGGTTCCCGTCATGGCGAAGATGCTCCTGAAGCTGCTGAAGGGCGAAAGCCTGGGGACGCCGGCGGAAGAGGGCTATATCGAGCGCGGAATCCGCAAAAACAAATTCTACGATAAACTGGCGGCCCAGCGCTGCGTCGAGATGTTCACCGCCAAGATGAAAGGGGAACCCTTCGAGACGGAGTACAAGATGCCCGTCTTCGACCGGGTGGATCCCCAGCCGGCCGTCAAGGACATGAAGGACGCCGTCATCGCCATCGTCACCTCCGGAGGCATCTGCCCCAAGGGAAACCCCGACCACATCGAGGCCTCCAGCGCCAGCAAGTACGGCGAGTACGACATCACGGGCGTCATGGACCTGACGGCGGACAAATATTGCACGGCCCACGGCGGTTATGACGCCACCTACGCGGACCGCGACGCGGACGTGGTGCTCCCCGTTGACGTCCTCCGGGACATGGAAAAAGAGGGCGTCTTCAAGAAGCTCCATAACAAATTTTACACCACAGTGGGTAACGGAACGGCTGTGGCCAGCGCCAAGCGTTTCGGCGCCGAAATCGCGGACAAGCTCGTTGCCGACGGAGTTACCGCCGTTATCTTGACCTCCACCTGAGGCACCTGCACTCGTTGCGGCGCAACGATGGTAAAAGAAATTGAACGCAAACTCCCTGTGGTACACGTTTGTACTATAGTTCCCATCTCACAAACCGTCGGAGCCAATCGAATCGTACCGGCAATCGCGATTCCTCATCCTTTTGGCGATCCGACGCGAACTCCAGAAGAAGAAAAAGTCATTCGCAGACATCTCGTCGAAAAGGCACTCAAAGCCTTGCAGACGGAAATAACCGAGCAGACCGTTTTCACCAGTTGA